A part of Amycolatopsis lurida genomic DNA contains:
- a CDS encoding cupin gives MFPLPGGIGLSHLCAYEWEAEDGVCGGSPHLHLACTEAYVVTGGRGAVQTLDVGGYRETELEPGVVAWFAPGTVHRMVQREDLRITVLMQNSGLPEAGDAVFTFPPSILADPAAYAEAAAMPEDEDAARRRRDLAVEGYLPIREALVAGDPGPLRDFHRAAVALSAPKVDAWIPRWRAGALAAAELTGEHLEALANGDASHLERSGIMVTGPSEVDGYGMCGRRTEYRMDS, from the coding sequence GTGTTCCCGCTTCCCGGAGGCATCGGCCTCTCCCATCTGTGCGCCTATGAATGGGAGGCCGAGGACGGGGTGTGCGGCGGCAGCCCGCATCTGCACCTCGCCTGCACCGAGGCCTACGTCGTCACCGGCGGACGCGGCGCGGTGCAGACGCTCGACGTCGGCGGCTACCGGGAGACCGAACTCGAACCCGGTGTCGTCGCGTGGTTCGCCCCCGGCACGGTCCATCGGATGGTGCAGCGCGAAGACCTGCGGATCACCGTGCTGATGCAGAACAGCGGGCTGCCCGAAGCGGGCGACGCCGTCTTCACGTTCCCGCCGTCGATCCTCGCCGACCCGGCCGCGTACGCCGAGGCCGCCGCGATGCCGGAGGACGAAGACGCGGCCCGTCGTCGTCGTGATCTCGCGGTCGAGGGCTACCTCCCGATCCGGGAGGCGCTCGTCGCGGGAGATCCCGGCCCGCTGAGGGACTTCCACCGCGCGGCCGTCGCGCTGTCCGCGCCGAAGGTCGACGCCTGGATCCCGCGCTGGCGCGCCGGTGCGCTGGCCGCCGCCGAGTTGACCGGGGAACACCTGGAAGCGCTGGCGAACGGCGACGCGAGTCACCTCGAACGGTCCGGGATCATGGTCACCGGTCCGTCCGAAGTGGACGGTTACGGGATGTGCGGGCGGCGGACGGAATACCGCATGGACTCCTGA
- a CDS encoding PQQ-dependent sugar dehydrogenase has translation MRTRYRRKWTAPLAMLACGALMLSGCAEFDNTAAGQKFTPVNPPSPEVPPQVGPGGEAGDSGPGRGNGPNQTPTPVPPPQGCKDFDKSVIATCLDTVAAVAAIPGDGTAPSALAGERKSGRILLAAAEKDPADWATVPVDGSGDGGLTSLALSPGFAEDQLVFAYITTPTDNRVVRLAKGQAPKPVLTGIPKGATGNRGAIGTDAKGALLVATGDAGNPGLAADPASLAGKVLRVDTSGKPAAGNPTPGSAVFSTGVHSPGGICRDQTGSRLWLTDRLADKDVLYRLRGGQPLTTPAWSWTDKPGVAGCADFVGATGYLTVTTSIAGNLQNLPVTPDGAVTGKPNVFMDGKVGKPPKTFGRLSAMSMVNPQVALAGTVNKDGGTPVSSDDRVVIITPSASSGGGGKD, from the coding sequence GTGCGTACCCGGTACCGGCGGAAATGGACCGCGCCGCTGGCCATGCTGGCCTGCGGCGCGCTGATGCTCTCCGGCTGTGCCGAGTTCGACAACACCGCCGCCGGGCAGAAGTTCACCCCGGTCAACCCGCCGTCGCCCGAGGTCCCGCCGCAGGTCGGGCCCGGTGGTGAAGCGGGTGACTCCGGCCCCGGCCGTGGCAACGGGCCGAACCAGACGCCGACGCCGGTCCCGCCGCCGCAGGGCTGCAAGGACTTCGACAAGTCCGTCATCGCGACCTGCCTGGACACCGTCGCCGCCGTGGCCGCGATCCCCGGTGACGGCACCGCGCCCAGCGCGCTCGCGGGCGAACGCAAGAGCGGCCGCATCCTGCTCGCCGCCGCGGAGAAGGACCCCGCCGACTGGGCGACCGTCCCCGTGGACGGCTCCGGCGACGGCGGCCTCACCTCGCTGGCCCTCTCCCCCGGGTTCGCCGAAGACCAGCTCGTCTTCGCCTACATCACCACCCCGACCGACAACCGGGTCGTCCGGCTGGCGAAGGGCCAGGCACCGAAACCGGTGCTGACCGGCATCCCCAAGGGCGCCACCGGCAATCGCGGCGCGATCGGCACCGATGCCAAGGGCGCGCTCCTGGTCGCCACCGGCGACGCGGGCAACCCCGGGCTCGCGGCCGATCCGGCGTCACTGGCCGGGAAGGTGCTGCGCGTCGACACGTCGGGCAAACCGGCGGCGGGCAACCCCACCCCGGGTTCGGCGGTCTTCTCGACCGGCGTGCACTCCCCCGGTGGGATCTGCCGCGACCAGACCGGCTCCCGCCTATGGCTGACCGACCGGCTGGCCGACAAGGACGTCCTGTACCGGCTTCGCGGCGGCCAGCCGCTGACCACCCCGGCCTGGAGCTGGACCGACAAACCCGGCGTGGCGGGCTGCGCGGACTTCGTCGGTGCCACCGGCTATCTCACGGTCACGACGTCGATCGCGGGCAACCTGCAGAACCTGCCGGTCACCCCGGACGGCGCGGTGACCGGCAAGCCGAACGTCTTCATGGACGGCAAGGTCGGCAAGCCGCCGAAGACCTTCGGCAGGCTGTCCGCGATGAGCATGGTCAATCCGCAGGTCGCGCTCGCCGGGACGGTCAACAAGGACGGCGGCACCCCGGTTTCGAGCGACGACCGCGTCGTCATCATCACGCCGTCGGCCAGCTCCGGCGGGGGCGGCAAGGACTGA